One Micromonospora sp. WMMD1120 genomic region harbors:
- the dxr gene encoding 1-deoxy-D-xylulose-5-phosphate reductoisomerase: MTTPRDLVLLGSTGSIGTQAIDIVRRNPEQFRVVAVGGGGGNVELLATQALELGVEVVGVAKASAAQDLQIAFYAEASRRGWATGDFKLPKIVAGPEAMTELAQMPCDIVLNGVVGSLGLAPTLAALRCGRTLALANKESLVAGGPLVKAAVTRPGQIVPVDSEHTAVAQCLRSGSRPEVRRLIVTASGGPFRGRRRDELTQVTPEQALAHPTWNMGRVITINSATMVNKALEVIEAHELFDVPYADITVVVHPTSVIHSMVEFVDGSTIAQASPPDMRLPIAVALGWPDRVAGAAAPVDWTATHTWEFAPLDDVAFPAVALAKAAGEAGRCRPAIYNAANEECVEAFVAGRLPFLGIVDTLERVLDEAPDFGEPGTVEDVLAAESWARAHAQEIIAGSVEGA, encoded by the coding sequence GTGACTACCCCCCGCGACCTTGTCCTGCTCGGGTCCACCGGTTCAATCGGTACGCAGGCCATCGACATCGTCCGGCGCAACCCGGAGCAGTTCCGCGTGGTGGCGGTGGGCGGCGGTGGCGGCAACGTCGAGCTGCTCGCCACGCAGGCCCTGGAGTTGGGCGTCGAGGTGGTCGGGGTGGCGAAGGCGTCCGCCGCGCAGGATCTCCAGATCGCGTTCTACGCCGAGGCGAGCAGGCGCGGGTGGGCCACCGGCGACTTCAAGCTTCCCAAGATCGTGGCCGGGCCGGAGGCGATGACCGAGTTGGCCCAGATGCCGTGCGACATCGTGCTCAACGGCGTGGTCGGCTCGCTGGGCCTCGCTCCTACGCTGGCCGCGCTGCGCTGTGGTCGTACCCTCGCCCTGGCGAACAAGGAGTCGCTGGTGGCCGGCGGCCCGTTGGTCAAGGCCGCGGTGACGCGGCCGGGGCAGATCGTCCCGGTCGACTCGGAGCACACCGCTGTCGCCCAGTGCCTGCGGTCCGGCTCGCGCCCGGAGGTACGCCGACTGATCGTCACGGCCAGCGGCGGCCCGTTCCGGGGTCGGCGGCGCGACGAGTTGACGCAGGTCACACCCGAACAGGCCCTCGCCCATCCGACCTGGAACATGGGCCGGGTGATCACGATCAACTCGGCCACGATGGTCAACAAGGCGCTCGAGGTGATCGAGGCGCACGAGTTGTTCGACGTGCCCTACGCCGACATCACGGTGGTGGTGCACCCGACGTCGGTGATCCACTCGATGGTCGAGTTCGTCGACGGCTCGACGATCGCCCAGGCCAGTCCCCCCGACATGCGGCTCCCGATCGCTGTCGCGCTGGGCTGGCCGGACCGGGTTGCCGGCGCTGCCGCCCCTGTCGACTGGACGGCGACGCACACCTGGGAGTTCGCGCCGCTCGACGACGTGGCGTTCCCGGCCGTCGCCCTGGCCAAGGCCGCCGGCGAGGCCGGCAGGTGCCGCCCGGCGATCTACAACGCGGCGAACGAGGAGTGCGTCGAGGCGTTCGTCGCGGGCCGACTGCCGTTCCTCGGGATCGTGGACACCCTCGAGCGCGTGTTGGACGAGGCTCCGGACTTCGGCGAACCAGGTACCGTCGAGGACGTGCTCGCGGCCGAGTCGTGGGCGCGCGCGCACGCGCAGGAGATCATCGCGGGTTCGGTGGAAGGAGCTTGA
- a CDS encoding alkaline phosphatase PhoX yields the protein MDRRTVLRSAVAGAAAFSGSLWAGAALAAPAQPGVGPYGELLAADANGIQLPAGFTSRVIARSGQRVAGTSYLWHWAPDGGACFPVGDGWIYVSNSEIPLVGGASAVRFAADGSVVSAYRILGGTNVNCAGGATPWGTWLSCEEVPLGRVFETWPDGSRSAEERTRMGRFTHEAAACDPDRRVVYLTEDEEDGCFYRFVPDTWGDLRTGRVQVLCAPADQVAGPVTWRDVPDRDGFPIPTRLQVGAAKHFDGGEGCWYDRGTCWFTTKGDNRVWAYDAVNQRLDLAYDDSLVPAGAAPLTGVDNITGTASGDLYVAEDGGNMEINVITAAGVVAPVVRLLGQSSSEITGPAFSPDGSRLYFSSQRGTTGTSTGANGITYEVQGPFRP from the coding sequence ATGGACCGTCGTACCGTCCTGCGTTCCGCCGTCGCCGGCGCCGCCGCCTTCTCCGGCAGCCTCTGGGCCGGTGCCGCCCTGGCCGCGCCCGCCCAGCCCGGCGTCGGCCCGTACGGGGAGCTGCTGGCCGCCGACGCCAACGGCATCCAGCTGCCGGCCGGGTTCACCAGCCGGGTGATCGCGCGTTCCGGCCAGCGGGTCGCCGGCACCTCGTACCTCTGGCACTGGGCGCCCGACGGTGGCGCCTGCTTCCCCGTCGGCGACGGCTGGATCTACGTGTCGAACTCGGAGATCCCATTGGTCGGTGGCGCGTCGGCGGTCCGCTTCGCGGCCGACGGGTCGGTCGTCTCGGCGTACCGGATTCTCGGTGGCACGAACGTCAACTGCGCCGGCGGAGCGACCCCGTGGGGGACCTGGCTCTCCTGCGAGGAGGTGCCGCTCGGTCGGGTCTTCGAGACCTGGCCGGACGGCAGCCGGTCGGCCGAGGAGCGGACCCGGATGGGGCGGTTCACGCACGAGGCCGCCGCCTGCGACCCGGACCGCCGGGTGGTCTACCTGACCGAGGACGAGGAGGACGGGTGCTTCTACCGCTTCGTGCCGGACACCTGGGGTGACCTGCGCACCGGTCGGGTGCAGGTGCTCTGCGCACCTGCCGACCAGGTGGCCGGGCCGGTGACCTGGCGGGACGTGCCGGACCGGGACGGCTTCCCGATCCCGACCCGGCTCCAGGTGGGCGCGGCGAAGCACTTCGACGGCGGCGAGGGCTGCTGGTACGACCGGGGCACCTGCTGGTTCACCACCAAGGGCGACAACCGGGTCTGGGCGTACGACGCTGTCAACCAGCGTCTCGACCTGGCGTACGACGACTCGTTGGTGCCGGCGGGCGCCGCGCCGCTGACCGGCGTGGACAACATCACCGGCACGGCCTCGGGTGACCTCTACGTGGCCGAGGACGGCGGCAACATGGAGATCAACGTGATCACGGCGGCCGGTGTGGTCGCCCCGGTCGTACGGCTCCTCGGCCAGTCGTCCTCGGAGATCACCGGCCCGGCCTTCTCCCCGGACGGCTCCCGCCTGTACTTCTCCTCCCAACGCGGCACCACCGGCACCTCCACCGGCGCCAACGGCATCACCTACGAAGTCCAAGGCCCCTTCCGCCCCTAA
- a CDS encoding Uma2 family endonuclease — MAQAAFAPEPAPQHTEPSFDVLRWHDEPWTAQLALDLLPETNGPKVEVLSGSVIVTPHAGYDHQDAELDLAYHLKQAARRAKLWLYLETNVVSGKDLFIPDIVILDAPGGGQTTMDIGHAVLLGEIVSPGNRRKDIIDRPREYAAVGVPFFLRVDLRNRVPTLALYELIEGEYRPVAAAAAGTQFVMREPFEFSIDPGDLLGEEAAPTGQAPESAGGGEG, encoded by the coding sequence ATGGCCCAGGCAGCATTCGCGCCGGAGCCGGCGCCGCAGCACACCGAGCCGTCGTTCGACGTGCTGCGGTGGCACGACGAGCCGTGGACCGCACAGCTCGCCCTCGACCTGTTGCCGGAGACCAACGGCCCCAAGGTTGAGGTCCTGAGCGGAAGCGTGATCGTGACACCACACGCCGGATACGACCATCAGGACGCGGAGCTGGATCTCGCGTATCACCTCAAGCAGGCGGCGCGCCGAGCGAAGCTGTGGCTCTATCTGGAGACGAACGTCGTCTCTGGTAAGGATCTGTTCATTCCCGACATCGTCATTCTCGACGCGCCGGGCGGCGGGCAGACGACGATGGACATCGGGCATGCCGTGCTGCTGGGTGAGATCGTCTCTCCGGGCAACCGACGTAAAGACATCATCGACCGTCCGCGCGAGTACGCCGCGGTCGGCGTGCCCTTCTTCCTCCGCGTCGACCTGCGCAACCGGGTGCCCACTCTCGCGTTGTACGAGTTGATCGAGGGGGAGTACCGGCCGGTCGCCGCTGCGGCTGCCGGAACGCAATTTGTCATGCGGGAACCCTTCGAGTTCTCCATCGATCCGGGCGACCTGCTGGGCGAGGAGGCGGCACCGACCGGGCAGGCGCCAGAGTCGGCCGGCGGCGGGGAGGGCTGA
- a CDS encoding NAD(P)/FAD-dependent oxidoreductase, which translates to MSSEIPARADVVIVGAGHNGLVSAILLARAGLDVLVLEAADVIGGAARTENPFPKVPGLRHSTGSYLLGLMPPELLATLDVRIPVLRRDPHYFLPTPGGLGSPYLLFGSDTAATRAQLAEFFSPADVAADDAMQAELAALRADLAPAWLAEPLGVPETAERYIRPELRQVFVDLVRGSVADYLARFEFRSELLVSMYAVTDGLSGLNAGPDDPGTGHNFLVHNMCRLPGSGGTWMIAEGGMGTVSRTFAEAARAAGAAIMTGTPVSAVTLDGGAASGVVLADGREVAARVVLGACDPYTLLELLPDGALPASLGERMAAVRRPGTTLKLNLALTGLPRFSCLPADAPSPFGSTIHLLPGSASLVGGEATSPMTALRAMWADVQAGRLPAEPTIEWYLHTTVDPSLSDAAGHHSSALFVQSVPYDLAGTTWDAELPGYVDRLVAIVERYAPGTADLIADAVPLPPPGIEKHFGITGGHIHHLDNTVSFTDRMPYATGIDGVYAGSAGCHPAGSVIGAAGHNAARRILQDLH; encoded by the coding sequence ATGAGCAGTGAGATTCCGGCCCGCGCCGACGTCGTGATCGTCGGTGCCGGGCACAACGGCCTGGTCTCCGCCATCCTGCTGGCCCGCGCCGGCCTGGACGTTCTGGTGCTGGAGGCCGCCGACGTGATCGGCGGCGCGGCCCGCACCGAGAACCCGTTCCCGAAGGTGCCGGGGCTGCGTCACTCCACCGGCTCGTACCTGCTCGGGCTGATGCCCCCGGAACTGCTCGCCACGCTCGACGTACGGATCCCGGTGCTGCGCCGCGATCCGCACTACTTCCTCCCCACGCCGGGTGGGCTCGGCTCGCCGTACCTGCTCTTCGGCAGTGACACCGCCGCGACCCGGGCCCAGCTCGCCGAGTTCTTCTCCCCCGCCGACGTGGCCGCCGACGACGCCATGCAGGCCGAGCTGGCCGCGTTGCGCGCGGATCTCGCCCCGGCCTGGCTGGCCGAGCCGCTGGGCGTGCCGGAGACCGCCGAGCGGTACATCCGCCCGGAGCTGCGACAGGTCTTCGTCGACCTGGTCCGCGGGTCGGTCGCGGACTACCTGGCCCGGTTCGAGTTCCGCTCCGAACTGCTGGTCAGCATGTACGCCGTCACCGACGGCCTGTCCGGACTGAACGCCGGCCCGGACGACCCCGGCACCGGGCACAACTTCCTGGTGCACAACATGTGTAGATTGCCCGGCTCCGGCGGCACCTGGATGATCGCCGAGGGCGGCATGGGCACCGTCTCACGGACGTTCGCCGAGGCCGCGCGCGCCGCCGGAGCGGCGATCATGACCGGTACGCCGGTGAGCGCCGTGACACTGGACGGCGGCGCGGCCAGCGGAGTGGTGCTGGCCGACGGCCGGGAGGTCGCAGCGAGGGTGGTGCTGGGCGCGTGTGACCCGTACACCCTGCTGGAGCTGTTGCCCGACGGCGCGCTCCCGGCCTCGCTCGGCGAGCGGATGGCGGCGGTCCGCCGCCCCGGCACCACCCTCAAGCTCAACCTGGCGCTCACCGGACTGCCCCGGTTCTCCTGCCTGCCGGCCGACGCGCCGAGCCCGTTCGGGTCCACCATCCATCTGCTGCCGGGCTCCGCGTCGCTGGTCGGCGGGGAGGCGACCTCGCCGATGACCGCGCTGCGCGCGATGTGGGCGGACGTGCAGGCCGGGCGGCTGCCGGCCGAGCCGACGATCGAGTGGTACCTGCACACGACGGTCGACCCGTCGCTCTCCGACGCCGCCGGGCACCACTCGTCGGCGCTCTTCGTGCAGTCCGTCCCCTACGACCTGGCCGGCACCACCTGGGACGCGGAGCTGCCCGGCTACGTCGACCGGCTGGTCGCGATCGTCGAGCGGTACGCCCCGGGCACCGCCGACCTGATCGCCGACGCGGTGCCCCTGCCGCCGCCCGGCATCGAGAAGCACTTCGGCATCACCGGTGGGCACATCCACCACCTCGACAACACCGTCTCCTTTACCGACCGGATGCCCTACGCCACCGGCATCGACGGCGTGTACGCGGGCAGCGCCGGCTGCCACCCCGCCGGCAGCGTGATCGGCGCCGCCGGTCACAACGCCGCCCGGCGGATCCTGCAAGACCTCCACTAA
- a CDS encoding GNAT family N-acetyltransferase has product MTVVTTERLILRDWTDDPADLARIYDIYSRPEITRWLAVSPGLPMTDPAQAAERLQIWRDRHAADGGRYGTWAMEIRETGQVAGTVLLKPLPGLDEAVLTEHIETGWHLHPDSRGHGYATEAARALIAREFATGTPEIYAVVSPGNEPSMAVCRRLGMAYVGRRTDWYGGEELETFVVRAPDA; this is encoded by the coding sequence ATGACTGTTGTCACCACCGAACGTCTCATCCTGCGCGACTGGACCGATGATCCGGCCGATCTGGCCCGGATCTACGACATCTACTCCCGTCCGGAGATCACCCGATGGCTCGCCGTGTCGCCCGGTCTGCCGATGACCGACCCGGCCCAGGCGGCCGAGCGGCTACAGATCTGGCGGGATCGGCACGCCGCCGACGGCGGCCGGTACGGCACCTGGGCGATGGAGATCCGCGAGACCGGCCAGGTCGCCGGCACGGTGCTGCTGAAGCCTCTGCCGGGCCTCGACGAGGCGGTGCTCACCGAGCACATCGAGACCGGCTGGCACCTGCACCCGGACTCCCGTGGTCACGGGTACGCCACCGAGGCGGCGCGTGCGCTCATCGCCCGGGAGTTCGCCACCGGCACCCCGGAAATCTACGCGGTCGTGTCGCCGGGCAACGAACCGTCGATGGCTGTGTGCCGCCGGCTCGGCATGGCGTACGTGGGCCGGCGCACCGACTGGTACGGCGGCGAGGAGCTGGAGACGTTCGTCGTGCGAGCGCCAGATGCCTGA
- a CDS encoding CARDB domain-containing protein codes for MRRTNLIRMVAATAAATLIATAGVTVAANPAGAARPAAPAVSNSGFAPAATNLAQGRPTQESGHADVYDSAKVVDGNAGSYWESVNNSFPQWVQVDLGSAQSVNQVVLKLPTNGWATRTQTLSVRGSTDGTSFADLVGSQTYTFNPASGSTVTINFSATSTRFVRITVTANSGWPAGQLSELEVYGSGGTTPDTTAPSVPGNLSYTQSGTTISLNWVASTDNAGGSGIAGYDVYRNGAFLQSVGNVTTFNDTQPTTATVSYHVRARDAAGNLSGNSNTVTRTGSGDTTAPSVPGTLSQSTSGSTITLTWGASTDSGGSGLAGYNVYRGGNLIATLGTVLTYQDTQPVTATVSYHVRARDGAGNLSGNSNTVTRTGSNPPACVNVAQGKSMTASGSTFTFTPDKANDGQLGTYWEGAASYPQNLTVALGANHSISGVTVKLNPDSAWGTRTQTIQVLGRDQAASSYTSLVPAAAYQFVQGVNTVTIPVSATTADVQLRFTGNTGAPSGQVAELEVCGTPAPNPDLVVSSLTWSPASPSEVSPITLSAVVQNIGTAAAAATTVNFSLAGAVAGSATVGALAAGASTTVSFNAGTRPMGSYAVSAVVDPTNTIVEQNNGNNSLTAPSPLVVAQAPGPDLQVLGIASNPPNPAVGASVSFTVTVRNRGTTATGATTVTRLAVGGTTLNTTTASIAAGATVTVNVSGTWTATSGGATITATADATNVVTETNEANNAFSQSIVVGRGAAVPYVSYEAEAGRYSGTLLEADPLRTFGHTNFASESSGRKSVRLTGAGQFVEFTSANQANSIVVRNSIPDAPGGGGIEATISLYVNDVFSRKLTLSSKHSWLYGNTDGPEALTNTPQADARRLFDESSALLAQSYPAGTRFRLQRDSGDTASFYVIDMIDLEQVAPPASQPAGCTSITSYGAVPNDGLDDTAAIQRAVTDDQNGVIGCVWIPAGQWRQEQKILTDDPLNRGTHNQVGISNVTIRGAGMWHSQLYTLTEPQNVVGGINHPHEGNFGFDIDKNTQISDIAIFGSGRIRGGDGNAEGGVGLNGRFGTGTKISNVWIEHANVGVWVGRDYDNIPDLWGPADGLEFSGMRIRNTYADGINFSNGTRNSRVFNSSFRTTGDDALAVWANPYVKDRNVDIAHDNHFVNNTIQLPWRANGIAIYGGYDNSIENNLIYDTANYPGIMLATDHDPLPFSGTTLIANNGLYRTGGAFWNEDQEFGAITLFPATRDIVGVTIRDTEIVDSTYDGIQFKNGGGNMPNVAITNVRIDRSNNGAGILAMSGARGNANLTNVTITNSADGNIVVQPGSPFVINGG; via the coding sequence ATGAGACGTACCAATCTGATCCGGATGGTGGCGGCGACAGCCGCGGCCACGCTGATCGCCACGGCAGGGGTGACCGTTGCCGCCAACCCGGCCGGCGCGGCCCGCCCCGCCGCCCCGGCCGTGTCGAACAGCGGCTTCGCCCCGGCCGCCACCAACCTCGCCCAGGGCCGTCCCACCCAGGAGAGCGGCCACGCCGACGTCTACGACTCGGCGAAGGTCGTCGACGGCAACGCGGGCAGCTACTGGGAGAGCGTCAACAACTCGTTCCCGCAGTGGGTGCAGGTCGACCTCGGCTCGGCGCAGAGCGTCAACCAGGTCGTGCTGAAGCTGCCCACGAACGGTTGGGCCACCCGGACGCAGACGTTGAGCGTGCGGGGCAGCACGGACGGTACGTCCTTCGCCGACCTGGTCGGCTCGCAGACGTACACCTTCAACCCGGCCAGCGGCAGCACCGTGACGATCAACTTCAGCGCGACCTCCACCCGCTTCGTCCGGATCACCGTCACCGCCAACAGCGGCTGGCCGGCGGGGCAACTGTCCGAGCTGGAGGTGTACGGCAGCGGCGGCACCACCCCCGACACCACCGCGCCCAGCGTGCCGGGCAACCTCTCGTACACCCAGTCCGGCACCACCATCAGCCTCAACTGGGTCGCGTCGACCGACAACGCGGGCGGCAGCGGCATCGCCGGCTACGACGTCTACCGCAACGGGGCGTTCCTCCAGTCCGTCGGGAACGTGACCACGTTCAACGACACGCAGCCGACCACGGCGACGGTGTCCTACCACGTCCGGGCGCGCGACGCCGCCGGCAACCTCTCCGGCAACAGCAACACGGTGACCCGCACCGGTAGCGGCGACACCACCGCGCCGAGCGTCCCGGGGACGCTGTCGCAGAGCACCTCGGGCAGCACCATCACGCTCACCTGGGGCGCCTCCACCGACTCCGGTGGCAGCGGGCTGGCCGGCTACAACGTCTACCGGGGCGGCAACCTGATCGCGACGTTGGGCACCGTCCTCACCTACCAGGACACCCAGCCGGTCACGGCGACGGTGTCGTACCACGTCCGCGCCCGCGACGGCGCCGGCAACCTGTCCGGCAACAGCAACACCGTCACCCGTACCGGCAGCAACCCGCCGGCCTGCGTCAACGTGGCGCAGGGCAAGAGCATGACGGCGAGCGGCTCCACCTTCACCTTCACCCCGGACAAGGCGAACGACGGGCAGCTCGGCACCTACTGGGAGGGCGCGGCGAGCTACCCGCAGAACCTGACCGTGGCGCTGGGCGCCAACCACTCCATCTCCGGTGTCACCGTCAAGCTGAACCCGGATTCGGCCTGGGGCACCCGTACCCAGACCATCCAGGTCCTCGGCCGCGACCAGGCGGCGTCGTCGTACACCAGCCTGGTGCCGGCGGCGGCCTACCAGTTCGTGCAGGGCGTCAACACGGTGACCATTCCGGTCAGCGCGACCACCGCGGACGTGCAGTTGCGGTTCACCGGCAACACCGGCGCCCCCTCGGGCCAGGTCGCCGAGCTGGAGGTCTGCGGCACGCCGGCCCCCAACCCGGACCTGGTCGTCAGCTCGCTGACCTGGTCGCCCGCGTCGCCCAGCGAGGTCTCCCCGATCACGCTCTCGGCAGTGGTGCAGAACATCGGCACCGCCGCCGCGGCGGCGACCACCGTGAACTTCAGCCTGGCCGGCGCGGTCGCCGGCAGCGCCACGGTGGGCGCGCTCGCCGCCGGGGCCTCGACCACCGTGTCGTTCAACGCCGGGACCCGGCCGATGGGCAGCTACGCCGTCTCGGCGGTGGTCGACCCGACCAACACGATCGTCGAGCAGAACAACGGCAACAACAGCCTCACCGCGCCGTCACCGCTGGTGGTGGCGCAGGCGCCGGGGCCCGACCTGCAGGTGCTGGGCATCGCCTCCAACCCGCCGAACCCGGCCGTCGGGGCGTCCGTCAGCTTCACCGTGACGGTCCGCAACCGGGGCACCACCGCCACCGGCGCGACCACCGTCACCCGGCTGGCGGTCGGCGGCACCACGCTCAACACCACCACCGCCTCGATCGCCGCCGGCGCGACCGTCACCGTCAACGTCAGCGGCACCTGGACGGCCACCAGCGGCGGCGCCACCATCACCGCCACCGCCGACGCCACGAACGTGGTGACCGAGACCAACGAGGCCAACAACGCGTTCAGCCAGTCGATAGTGGTCGGACGCGGTGCCGCCGTCCCGTACGTCTCGTACGAGGCGGAGGCCGGCCGTTACTCGGGCACGCTGCTGGAGGCGGACCCGCTGCGCACCTTCGGCCACACCAACTTCGCCAGCGAGTCGTCGGGTCGCAAGTCGGTGCGGCTCACCGGCGCGGGCCAGTTCGTCGAGTTCACCTCGGCCAACCAGGCCAACTCCATAGTGGTGCGCAACTCCATCCCGGACGCGCCGGGCGGCGGCGGCATCGAGGCGACCATCAGCCTCTACGTCAACGACGTCTTCTCCCGGAAGTTGACCCTGTCGTCGAAGCACAGCTGGCTCTACGGCAACACCGACGGGCCGGAGGCGCTGACCAACACCCCGCAGGCCGACGCCCGACGGCTGTTCGACGAGTCGAGCGCGCTGCTGGCGCAGTCGTACCCGGCCGGCACCCGGTTCAGGTTGCAGCGCGACTCGGGGGACACCGCCTCGTTCTACGTGATCGACATGATCGACCTGGAGCAGGTGGCGCCACCGGCGAGCCAGCCGGCCGGTTGCACCTCCATCACGTCGTACGGCGCGGTCCCCAACGACGGCCTCGACGACACCGCGGCCATCCAGCGGGCGGTGACCGACGACCAGAACGGCGTCATCGGCTGCGTGTGGATCCCCGCCGGGCAGTGGCGGCAGGAGCAGAAGATCCTGACCGACGACCCGCTGAACCGGGGTACGCACAACCAGGTCGGCATCAGCAACGTCACCATCCGGGGCGCCGGCATGTGGCACTCGCAGCTCTACACGCTGACCGAGCCGCAGAACGTGGTGGGCGGCATCAACCACCCGCACGAGGGCAACTTCGGCTTCGACATCGACAAGAACACCCAGATCTCCGACATCGCCATCTTCGGCTCGGGCCGGATCCGGGGCGGCGACGGCAACGCCGAGGGCGGCGTCGGCCTGAACGGTCGCTTCGGCACCGGCACGAAGATCAGTAATGTCTGGATCGAGCACGCCAACGTCGGTGTCTGGGTCGGCCGCGACTACGACAACATTCCCGACCTGTGGGGGCCGGCCGACGGGCTGGAGTTCAGCGGCATGCGGATCCGCAACACGTACGCCGACGGCATCAACTTCAGCAACGGCACGCGCAACTCGCGGGTGTTCAACTCGTCGTTCCGAACCACCGGTGACGACGCCCTCGCCGTCTGGGCCAACCCGTACGTCAAGGACCGCAACGTCGACATCGCGCACGACAACCACTTCGTCAACAACACCATCCAGCTGCCCTGGCGGGCGAACGGCATCGCCATCTACGGCGGCTACGACAATTCGATCGAGAACAACCTGATCTACGACACGGCCAACTACCCGGGCATCATGCTGGCCACCGACCACGACCCGCTGCCGTTCTCCGGCACGACGTTGATCGCCAACAACGGCCTCTACCGCACCGGGGGCGCGTTCTGGAACGAGGACCAGGAGTTCGGTGCCATCACGCTGTTCCCGGCGACCAGGGACATCGTCGGCGTGACGATCCGGGACACCGAGATCGTCGACTCGACGTACGACGGTATCCAGTTCAAGAACGGCGGCGGCAACATGCCGAACGTCGCCATCACCAACGTCCGGATCGACAGATCCAACAACGGCGCCGGCATCCTCGCGATGAGCGGCGCGCGCGGCAACGCCAACCTGACGAACGTGACGATCACCAATTCGGCCGACGGCAACATCGTCGTTCAACCGGGCTCGCCGTTCGTCATCAACGGCGGCTAA
- a CDS encoding DUF397 domain-containing protein, with translation MVRDGVWRTSSRSGGEGNCVEVAGFPDTVAVRDSKDRHGPVLTFTPAAWTAFVALTRAPDPVR, from the coding sequence ATGGTGCGTGACGGAGTCTGGCGCACGTCGTCCCGGTCCGGCGGCGAGGGCAACTGCGTCGAGGTGGCGGGATTCCCCGACACGGTTGCCGTACGCGACAGCAAGGACCGGCACGGGCCGGTGCTGACCTTCACCCCCGCGGCCTGGACCGCGTTCGTCGCGTTGACGAGGGCGCCCGATCCCGTCCGGTGA
- a CDS encoding YhjD/YihY/BrkB family envelope integrity protein translates to MGNGWQRAKRITSAAFRPVRGRDLSLHAAAITFYGAIAVVPVALLAIWLTALVAGVDRVRRLTSYAVEALPTAIGAPRAVEALVEAGVGLTPLLALASLLPASLYGEGLRRAFVSVAAPRSDEHLVGWRGRLLLLPLLAPAPALLLSILLALPLTTRLVRQGGWLGVLGVVLSFLAVWLVLTPVLVWVFRVVGPASPDWLSTIAIGSFTAANLSGFLHGFVLFASLPLDLGVPFGGFDDIGAGVAVLLWLYLFHVIVLAGYSATLALSHWRTPRSPA, encoded by the coding sequence ATGGGCAACGGATGGCAGCGTGCGAAACGGATCACCAGCGCCGCGTTCCGTCCGGTGCGCGGACGGGACCTGTCGCTGCACGCCGCCGCGATCACCTTCTACGGGGCGATCGCCGTGGTGCCCGTCGCCCTGCTGGCGATCTGGCTCACCGCGCTCGTCGCCGGGGTCGACCGGGTCCGCCGGCTCACCTCGTACGCCGTGGAGGCCCTGCCCACCGCGATCGGCGCGCCCCGGGCGGTCGAGGCGCTGGTCGAGGCCGGGGTGGGGTTGACCCCGCTGCTGGCGCTGGCCTCCCTGCTGCCCGCGTCGCTGTACGGCGAAGGGCTGCGCCGGGCGTTCGTCTCGGTGGCCGCGCCCCGCTCCGACGAGCACCTGGTCGGCTGGCGGGGCCGGCTGCTGCTGCTGCCGCTGCTCGCACCGGCCCCCGCGCTGCTGCTGTCGATCCTGCTGGCGCTGCCGCTCACCACCCGCCTCGTCCGCCAGGGCGGCTGGCTGGGTGTGCTCGGTGTGGTGCTGTCGTTCCTGGCGGTCTGGCTGGTGCTCACGCCGGTGCTGGTGTGGGTGTTCCGGGTCGTCGGGCCGGCCTCACCGGACTGGCTCTCCACGATCGCGATCGGCTCCTTCACCGCGGCGAACCTGTCCGGCTTCCTGCACGGCTTCGTCCTCTTCGCCTCGCTGCCGCTGGACCTGGGCGTGCCGTTCGGCGGCTTCGACGACATCGGCGCGGGCGTGGCCGTCCTGCTCTGGCTCTACCTGTTCCACGTGATCGTCCTGGCCGGCTACTCCGCCACCCTGGCCCTCTCCCACTGGCGCACCCCCCGGTCCCCCGCCTGA